The DNA window gagacatagaaagaaaaagagtgagatatgaagggagagagagagaaagagagagagatgaagagagaaacaGTGAAAAAGAGAGGTAAAgcgagatgaagagagagagatagagaggataggagagagagagagatggagagagagagagatagagaggataggagagagagagagatggagagagagaatgggggaggaagggagagaaagcgagagaggggaagagagagtgaaagcgAGCGAGAGAAAGCAGAGCGCAGCAGAAACGGTGGTGACAGGCTGAAAAAAATGAGAGCGATTATCTACATCAGCGAGTCAGCAACTCTCCTCCTCAGCGTGTGTTATCAGTAAGCACCTTTTGAAGGGGATGTACTGCTGGTTGGGtggccgcacacacacacatgctcgcacacacacacacacacacacgcctcttTAGAGACTCAAGCATGTACTCGTTCTGTAATTATGAGCAGTGCTGCTTTATCACACAGCAGAACACAGCCATTAACAGCTGCAGCTCTCGCAaaaactccctctctctgtaaAACCAGCGCTCTCACACATCCCCACACTTCAGACACCAGACAACTAAACATCTCCACAGCAACCCCAgctgtagggtgtgtgtgtgtgtgtgtgtgtgtctgttttcagCAGACCTGGACACTTTACAGCctaacagaggaagaggagaggacagAGGGAcaagagagacgagagagacgagagagacgagagagagagaaggaagagaaagtgagggagagaagagagagagaaggaagagaaagtgagggagagaagagagagagaagagagagagaaggaggagaaagtgatggagagaagagagagaggaggagaaagcgagggagagaagagagagagaaggaggagaaagtgagggagagaagagagagagaagagagatagaaggaggagaaagtgagggagagaagagagagagaagagagagagaaggaggagaaagtgagggagagaagagagagagaagagagagagaaggatgagaaagtgagggagagaagagagagagaaggatgagaaagtgagggagagaagagagagagaagagagagagaaggaggagaaagtgagggagagaagagagagagaaggaggagaaagtgagggagagaagagagagaggaggagaaagcgagggagagaagagagagagaataaagagaaagcaagagagagaagagagagagaaggaggagaaagtgagggagagaagagagagagaagagagagagaaggaggagaaagtgagggagagaagagagagaggaggagaaagcgagggagagaagagagagagaaggaggagaaagtgagggagagaagagagagagaaggaggagaaagtgagggagagaagagagagagaagagagagagaaggatgagaaagtgagggagagaagagagagagaagagagagagaaggaggagaaagtgagggagagaagagagagagaaggaggagaaagtgagggagagaagagagagaggaggagaaagcgagggagagaagagagagagaaggaggagaaagtgagggagagaagagagagagaagagagagagaaggaggagaaagtgagggagagaagagagagaggaggagaaagtaagggagagaagagagagagaagagagagagaaggaggagaaagtgagggagagaagagagagagaataaagagaaagcaagagagagaagagagagagaaggaggagaaagtgagggagagaagagagagagaagagagagagaaggaggagaaagtgagggagagaagagagagaggaggagaaagtgagggagagaagagagagagaagagagagagagaaggaggagaaagtgagggagagaagagagagagaaggaggagaaagtgagggagagaagagagagagaaggaggagaaagtgagggagagaagagagagagaagagagagagaaggaggagaaagtgagggagagaagagagagagaaggaggagaaagtgagatagagaagagagagagaagagagagagaaagaggagaaagagggagaaaaaagaaagagagaaagaaaaaggatgagagagaacgagagcgcGAGCGAGAGCAGataagaaggagagagggagagatgaatgagagagaaatagcaaagaagcagagagaaagaaaacatgggagaaagggagagagtggaaaagaagaaagaaagaaagagagagaagaaggagagagaaaacgagggagtgaaaaaagagagagcagagaataaGAGGGATAGAGAatgaaaggagaaagagaaagagagagaaaagagagagtgagagtgggaGAGCGAATGAGCGAGAGCTAAGAAGGAGAGAGTAAGAaaaggaggggagagagcatAAACGGAGGAGGGGAGAGGAAGACAAAAAGaatgaatgagaaagagaaaggatgcgcgagagaaagagaaagtgagcagAGCGGAAAGCGCGAGAGCAAGCGCGAGAGATAAAGTGCTGGTGATAGAAAGTGTAGAGTTGTGTGAGAACTCTGCAGATCTTAGCGGGTGCTGAGTCGGCTGGATTAGTCGCTGTGTCCTCCAGGAGAGCGAACATGCTGACTGAGAAAGAGAGCCAGTGGCCAGCTGGACcattggggtggggggggcagACCCCTACAATCAGCCTGAGGAAAAGACTGTAGGCAGGAAATGGAGATGGCCTCCTAGGATTAAGGTGGTCAGACCAGAGTGGGCTGTTGAGGGTATTTTAGGACGGGCAATCCTCGGTAAGCAGGGTGGCAGACGGAGTGGGTGTGGGTTGTGTCTCAGGGTTAACTAATGCTGAATCCTGGGTCAGGCAAAAGGACACAGATCCACCCTCAGCACTTTTAACAGGAATGACCGGAATGCTGGCCACAGTCTGATACAGTGCCCTGTAAGCATGTGCACCAGGGTATTTTGGTGtccagaagagtgtgtgtgtgagagagagaaagagagagaggggtggagagagagtattctttttatattttaaataaagacaaatgaaGGAATCCACAGCGGTGCCATAACAAGGTACACCTCtttatacactatttggacaaaagtattgggacacctgctctggttctaaaatcaagggtacttaAAAGTTGATCTTGCTTctgttggactaactgtctctaccctccagggaagaaggctttctactagattttagtagcattttagagcactgctgtgaggatttgattgcattcagcgacaagagcgtcaCTGAGGTCACCTcaccttatcccaaaagtactggatggagcaccatccatcattccagagaacatagttcttctactgttccacagctcaatgctggggggctttatacccctcgaaCCCACGCCAGGcgccattaggttcatgtttatctgctacagagagtttATTCTATTTGCAATATTTActttaaatgcattaattaaaagtggtgtccacaaacatttggacatatagtgtagttataGTATCCTTACACGAGGAATTCCACTGGTTTTACGGTTTTAACTATCGTGGATGAAAGAGTGGTCTAGTGGTCACCATGACAACAAacatagccattttatttactatccaaaataACCAGGGATACATAAATAACCTTTTCATGTGAAGAAGGCTAGGCATTAAACCATTGGTAATACCCTTGCATAGTACTGAATGTCTGAAAACTCCAGTAAaaccccagccaacatgctcatgtggggctgaACATGgtctaggtgggttccaggtgggcatgggctctgagtgggtttgcacatttgttgttactgggacccaatTAAGCTCCTCGAATAGGCCTCACCATTACAGTCCGCCCTAATCTCACACGGGTCACATctgggcccatgtttaacccctcttggtcccatcactgaccctggtggacatccatacgtggggccaatgtggaacccgaggacaaaaccttctggttcccagttgggctacccatacggGGCCCACATGTTAGCTGGGACACTCCACTATCCCACCCAAAATGTGTTGTTAGATAACACTAATAGATTAGAATGGCAAAATCAAATGAATGAAGAAACCTGCCCTTCACCTGTCCGACAAGGTTGAGGCTGCACCTGCCCCCCGATGCCACAGGGGATCCACCCTCAGCACTTCTGGGATCCAGGTGGATGCACACAAGCAATGTCTGATAGTCTATGTAGTCAGAAATAAATACTAAGGTGGACACAAGCAAACTGAGATGCTGCACAGTCTCAAACAGTTGTCATACTCGCGGATGCTGTCCCACGAAACGTGTTCTCTGGGAATAGCAGAGGTCCGCGATGTACAGGGCCAGGTTAACAAAGCAGAACACGGTCACAACCAGCTGGCCATCCCAAGCACACTTCCCCCTGGGGCAGCCCTGGGGTCGGACCGGCATCCCATACTTCTTGTCAAAGCAGAAGATAGGCCAGACCACGGCGGCGCTCAGGTACAGCAGCATGGCGGCGAAGGCGTAGAGAGCCACCAAGCGGTCCGAGGGTGGCCTCAGACGGGCGGTGGGGCCGCAAACGTTGAGGGCCACCACCAGTGAGGTGGCGGCCAAGCAGGCAGCAAACACCGCAGCGCAGTAGATGGTggcggcatggtgccaaaactCTGTCCTGGCGGCGAAGATGGCGCATCCCACGAAAACCTGGGCCACTTTTAGAAGGCCAGATGGCGTGGCCATGTAGGCTGCCTGCCGGCCTGGTTTGGCCCGGGACAGGAACACTTCGGCGGTGTACGCCACAAACGTAGCCCAGGAACACACAGTGACGGCTATTCGGAAGTTACGCACTTCGCAGTCGTTGTAGGGGCACTCTGAGCTCACAAAGTAAGCCGGGTACAAAATAGAAGTCATGAGGTACAGCAGGGTGGCTGATGCCGCCAAGGTCACGGTCAAGTTGTCCCAGGATACTGGAATGCAGGAGTTGAGCCGGGTCACGTCCAGAATGAAGATGGCGGCCGACAGGACGAAGCAAGCACTCCAAACTGAAATGCAGAATGTCCCGTAGGAGGCGTTGTAGCCAGCGATATGAGCCACTAAGGAGATGactgcacatcctaaagcaaGCTGAATCAAATGGACAGCACCGAGGGGGGACAATACAGCCGTCCGGTTTAAATAAGACCCACCCTGGGGGTTTAGGTTACCGGTCCTTCTTTTCTGAGACAGCATGGCTCACAGAAATGATACCCCTGGAGAGGCTTCTTGGTTACAGTCAGCCTGATTAGTTTTGCACAGTGCAGAAAGTACTGCTGTTGATGTTACGGGGTTGTTACGGGGTTGTTACGGGGTTAAGCACTAGATTCTAAAAGGTGCACGTTATTTTGCCAGTAGATTTCAAACCGTGGTCTGACTCTGATCACTTCGGACCACAGTCATGTATGAGCTGTGTCAGGTTGTCCAGGTGGTGGACCGCTCCCGATGTGATGGTGACCCCCGGCTGCCTGTTGCCTGTAGTTGTCGAAGCAGGACAGATGACAGTGGGTGTTCTTGAGGATCTCGCTCTTTTTCtatcgctctctttctctccaacGCTTTCCTCCGGCTCCTCTGAGTGCTGTCTCTTCCTCACGGGCACGCAAAGTATTTCTGTCTCTATTTTGGAGTGCGTGACTCACAAACTGTCACAAACAAAACACGTCAAAATGGCTGGGGACTGCGCCACAAGCTGATTCAGGCTTCGGTCTAAAAAAACGAGCTCACTGCATTACTGCATTCCACATTACACCATTCTCACAGTCAATTATCAAGGAGGGTAATCAGCTTTTATCAATTGGATGGACCTGCATGAGTTTCCTACGGTCACCGCTGACTCCAAAACAATCCTGAGCAGAACTCCGGGAGATCAACAGTGGAAGCAGAGCAAGTTATGGTGCCGGCTTGGAATCTCCGTTCTCTTCGTCCAGAAACAGTCCAACAGGACGAACAGGTGTCTTCTCATTTGCTAGCTTCTGAGACTCCCTACCCATGTGCCCGCATGGCCGGCAGACCACCGAGTAAAGAAACACAGAGGCCCAGGGAAGCGAAAGTTATTTAAGCTGGGGTGTGGCACTGGCAGGGCGTGGATGCTTGAGGGTCGGAATGCATCTCTGGGGCAGGACAGGGGCAACAGACCCCTGCCCCAGACATTGCTGGGGGAAACTGACTAGAGTTCAACTATAAATAGGAGCAGTCAACTAAGCAGTTGACAAAGGAACTGTCAAGGTACTGACCGCTGAACTATGTGCCCTCTGACACAATGTCCTCAGGAAGGCCTAAACGAGACTCTGGCTGTTGATGAGGCACACATTTGGAAGATGCAGAACTATAGGCGGCCCGCAATGTGCACCTATTCGATGTACTCCAGAGCGAGTACTTAAGCCATATCCCCCTGGTTTACTCTATGTAAATGAACACAGCTGTTGTGACATTAAGGAAAACCTATAAATCTGTGTCTATCCACACACAAGGCTGAGACAGTGGGAAGTCTCAGTCATTTCAGAGTGGCCTGTTGCACAGAATATATAGTTTATGTGTCTACTGCCATCTTGTGGACAAGCATGTTCAATACCATACACATACATGGTCTGTAGCTACTTCTTATGCATTGCTTCAGGACTGCTGTGCACAATAGTGCCTTctaaacccacaacccagcTGAAGAGCACATTAGGAGGATTGCATGTCTTGAGATGTAGAGGATTCACATCCAGTTTAATGCTTCAGTCCAGTGgttctcaatcctggtcctggagaaggGGATACAGAAGGGCTTGTTACTTAGCTTATTAGTCACAGTGTAAAGCCTAATCAACATATAGCAGCTTtagaaccatcagggagaacCACAGTGACCGCCTTAGCATGCCCAAACTAACAGACCTGGTTAGGGCCCAAGTATTTTTTACTTGACGAGATCAGGTTCCTTGAAGGCTCCTCACAGTAGGGACCTCTGAGGAAACCAAGCTGATCAGACAATTCTATGGagttctcctccttctgtcaGGTCTCATTAGGTGATACTATAAAGCTATAAAAAATTAGCAGTATTTTTCTGGACAGGTTATTCCTACTGAATATCTAATAGTCCTCTTACCTTCTGAACAACTACTCACTACTCATCTCACTCCATGATAGCCTAATTCTGACCTACAACATGTTTGAGCATCCCAAGAGATTTGAACTCTCAGATAACATCTACCAAGGTCTCAGATCTTAATCAGATTTAGCACATTCTGGAGggatggtgcactgttctattgtgcagcaacacctgcaccaATATGCCCTTCCTGGAacagtcatcagaagaaaaccctTCCTGTGTCCTCACTACAAAATCCGGCTTCAGCGGTTAAAGGTATGCTTACATCGTCCACTACAtccccagctaacatgtccatgtgaggTCAGCTTGGGAACACAAAAGAGAACCAGAAGGATTTGTCCACAGGATCCACGTtcgccccacatatggatgccgtCCAGTGTCAGTGATGGAACCAGGATGGGTTAAACAAGAGCGCCATCTAGGATATTCACTGCatatgtgagattaaggtgggctgtaattatggagcccatttgggaagcccaactgggtgcCAGTAAAACCggatgtacaaacccactctgaaCCCATGCCCAtctgaaacccacctagcccacattccacccacgtgagccccacatgagtcTGTTGGCTTCGTAGGGAGTAATACATCCAACCACACAAATGTTAAGGACCCAGGCCAAGATTGGGTTAAGCCTTGACTAAAAAGGTGGGCCCTGCAACTTAGTCCAAGCCGGCCATATGATATGAAGGCTTAAAAGTGTTGATCCAGGGCCTCGCTGACCCGCAGGCTTGAAATGACGACGGTCATATTAAGTCCATCTggccaaaaaacaacaaaaaaaccccccCAAATAAATCATGCTTTCGGTGGGTTTTTATCAGGAGCGCTCATCCGTAACTTTCTCCAGTGTCACCTGCACATGGGCCTCGAATCCAACCCAGCAGGTGCGTGCAGCATGTGCCCCTTCCTTGCCCCCCCCCACCAACTCCCACCGCCTCTTCAAAGAGGCCCGCCACAGCTGGAAGTAATTAGGGGGCTGGATGGGGATGGAGGGCTGGAAGAGCAGGGCACGGAGGGGCAGTCAGCTAGTTAAGGAATGACAAGTGCCAGGAGCACCAGGCTACCCCCCTCTGGACACTTTGAAGTTCCCTCAGATGggtagcagagagagagactgagagggtgggtgtgtgtttaggaaCAGTGGGATCGTGAACATC is part of the Salminus brasiliensis chromosome 17, fSalBra1.hap2, whole genome shotgun sequence genome and encodes:
- the LOC140538324 gene encoding myeloid-associated differentiation marker-like protein 2, whose translation is MLSQKRRTGNLNPQGGSYLNRTAVLSPLGAVHLIQLALGCAVISLVAHIAGYNASYGTFCISVWSACFVLSAAIFILDVTRLNSCIPVSWDNLTVTLAASATLLYLMTSILYPAYFVSSECPYNDCEVRNFRIAVTVCSWATFVAYTAEVFLSRAKPGRQAAYMATPSGLLKVAQVFVGCAIFAARTEFWHHAATIYCAAVFAACLAATSLVVALNVCGPTARLRPPSDRLVALYAFAAMLLYLSAAVVWPIFCFDKKYGMPVRPQGCPRGKCAWDGQLVVTVFCFVNLALYIADLCYSQRTRFVGQHPRV